A section of the Mastomys coucha isolate ucsf_1 unplaced genomic scaffold, UCSF_Mcou_1 pScaffold15, whole genome shotgun sequence genome encodes:
- the LOC116092191 gene encoding olfactory receptor 4C15-like — translation MQNQSFVTEFILLGLSQNLNVEKILFVLFSFIYIATIGGNMIIVVTIIYSPALLGSPMYFFLIFLSLLDACTSSTVTPKIIIDCFYERKTISFECCMTQLFTVHFFTGAEVIVLASMAYDRYVAICKPLHYTSIMTRRLCGILVVVSWAGGFLHSIIQIIFTLQLPFCGPNVIDHYMCDLFPLLKLACTDTHIYVFLIFANSGAICIIIFSLLLVSYGVILFSLRAHSSEGRRKALSTCGSHITVVLLCFVPCLLIYARPTSAFSFEKNMLIFINVLTPLLNPMVYTFRNKEMKNAIRKMWKRLIVVSDKF, via the coding sequence ATGCAAAACCAGAGCTTTGTCACTGAATTCATACTCCTGGGACTTTCACAGAACCTGAATGTGGAGAAaatactatttgttttattttcatttatctacATTGCAACTATTGGGGGAAACATGATAATTGTGGTGACTATCATCTACAGCCCTGCGCTGCTGGGCTCTCCCATGTACTTCTTCTTGATATTCCTGTCCTTACTGGATGCGTGCACTTCTTCCACTGTCACACCCAAGATAATTATAGACTGCTTCTATGAGAGGAAGACCATCTCTTTTGAATGTTGTATGACACAACTGTTTACAGTCCACTTCTTTACTGGAGCAGAAGTGATTGTCCTGGCAtccatggcctatgaccgctacgTGGCCATTTGTAAGCCCCTTCACTATACTTCCATCATGACCCGGAGGCTCTGTGGAATTTTGGTAGTGGTATCCTGGGCAGGAGGCTTCTTGCACTCTATCATACAAATTATCTTCACTTTGCAGTTGCCTTTCTGTGGCCCCAATGTCATTGATCATTACATGTGTGACTTGTTCCCATTACTGAAGCTTGCctgcactgacacacacatttatgtcTTTTTGATATTTGCCAACAGTGGTGCTATCTGCATTATAATCTTCTCCTTGTTGCTTGTCTCCTATGGTGTCATCTTGTTCTCTCTAAGAGCCCACAGTTCTGAAGGGCGACGGAAAGCTCTCTCCACCTGTGGATCTCATATAACTGTTGTGCTTTTGTGCTTTGTCCCATGCCTATTAATATATGCAAGACCTACGTCTGCATTCTCCTTTGAGAAAAACATGCTTATATTTATCAATGTCCTTACACCATTGCTAAATCCTATGGTTTACACTTTtaggaataaagaaatgaagaatgcTATCAGGAAAATGTGGAAGAGATTAATAGTGGTTtctgataaattttaa